TAAGCCTGTCTGTACGTGCTAAAGACGAAGCTGACGAAAAAGATGCTATCGCTTCTGTTAACAACAAACAGGAAGAGAGCAACTTCTCTAACGCAATGGCTGAAGCGTTCAAAGCTGCTAAAGGCGAGTAATCGTCCCCCGGTTCCGGGTTGCCGTTGGTGCCCGGAACTGGAAGCAGGCTGTCAGACCATTCCAACAGGGATTAACCGGAGGATTAATGACCAAGTCAGAACTTATTGAAAGACTTGCGGCCCAGCAAACTCATATCCCGGCGAAAGCCGTAGAGGATGCGGTAAAAGAGATGCTTGAGCACATGGCCACCACGTTGGCCCAGGGTGAACGCATCGAAATCCGGGGGTTCGGCAGCTTTTCTCTGCATTACCGTGCACCGCGCGTTGGGCGTAATCCAAAAACTGGCGATAAAGTGGAACTGGAAGGTAAATACGTTCCCCACTTTAAACCCGGTAAAGAATTACGTGATCGGGCGAACATCTACGGTTAAGGCAGGATGGCAACGCATAGAAAACGACACTACGGTGTCGTTTTTTTTTGCCATTTTCTATTAATGCGTACCTGCTCGCAGTCCATATTGTTAATCAGGTAACTTTTCCATTCTTTTTCTGCTATCGCTTCCGGTAATCCTTTTTGCCACCTGCGGTTGAAAGACCGATTGGGCATACTCATCCTTCGCTTAACAGGATGAAACAATGCCATATTCACTGCCTTTTCTGGCTCTTATGTCTGCGGTTGGTACGCTTCCTTTACTCTTCCTGGCATATTTGCCTGATATAAATTTTTTGCTGCTAATGCTGGGTGTAGCGTTGCTGTCGTTAGCTCAACCCATACGGATTTTGCATTATATCGGTATATGTGGCCTGTTCAGCGTATGGGCGTTGCTGGCAGCACAGCAGGCTTTGGCACCGCTTGCGGTTCTTACACGTATCCCTGTTGTCGTAACGGCGGAAATCGTTCAGGTGCTTGGTGAAAAAGAGCGGCTGATTGTCAGGATTCGCCAGTATGGTAATGAAATCCTGTTTCCACCGCTCTATGCCAATATTGCAAACAGTCGGGTGCAACAGATATGGTGCGCAGGGCAGCGCTGGGAAATGAGCTTGCGGTTAAGGCCAGTACACGGACGGTTAAATGAAGGTAGTTTTGATGCACAGCGTTTCGCTCTTGCCAACAGTATGCCACTGCAGGGAACGCTGCTGGCGGCAAAAGCCATTACCCAACGTTGTTCTGTTCATCATCACCTGGTGAGCCAGGCCCAGCAACAATATCAGCATCTGCCCTGGCACAGCGTTATGACGGCATTACTGTTTGGCGATCGGCAGGGGTTGAGTGCTGATGTTCGCGATATTCTGCGTGATACAGGTATCGCACATCTTATGGCTATTTCAGGTATGCATATCAGTCTGGCTGCCTCACTGGGTTGGATGGTGGCACGCCTGTTACAGTTTCTGTTGCCTGCATGGCGCATCAGCTATCCGTTGCCGTTGCTGTTTAGCCTCAGCGTAGCTGCGCTGTATTGCTGGCTGTCGGGCAGTAATCCGCCAGCAATAAGAGCGTTAATTGCGTTAACGGTATGGGCAGTGATCCGCTTTCAGCATATTAACTGCAATAGCTGGCAGATCTGGCTGGTTTGTATAGGCACTATCTTATTTTTTGATCCAGTAACGGTACTTTCAGATAGCTTCTGGCTTTCGGTGCTGGCGGTAGCAACTTTGTTATTCTGGTATCAGTGGTTTCCTTTGCCTGCCCGCTGGCGACACCGTAAGCGTTGGATGCTTTTACAGCTTGCGCATTTGCAGCTGGGGATGATGATGTTGCTTATTCCACTGCAGGCATTAATTTTCCACGGCCTGAGCCTGACGTCGCTACCTGCAAATATGATTGCGATTCCGGTAGTCTCTTTTATTACTGTTCCGGCATTGCTGCTGGCATTAATTATGCCTACAGCCTGGCTGGCTTTACCGCTCTGGTGGCTGGCGGATCGCTCACTGGCGCTGGTTTTTTATCTGTTAGCTTTCTTGCCGGAAGGATGGATGGCATTGGGCAGGAATGCGCTGATTATCAGCTTACTTTTCTGGCTCTTACTCAGCGCTTTTCGTCTGGGCTGGTGGCGGCGCGCACCGATAGCGCTGTTCGCCGCCTGCGCATTGCCGCTGCTGTGGTATAGCTCGCGCATCCGGCCGGAATGGCGACTGGATATGCTGGATATCGGGCATGGTTTGGCAATAGTTGTTTCGCGCCACGGACATGCACTGATTTATGATACGGGCAATCGCTGGCCCGGCGGCAGTGCCGCACGGCAGACGCTGCTCCCCTGGCTTAGCTGGCAGGGCCTTAAGACTGACGAAATTATTATCAGCCATCAGCATCTTGATCATAGTGGTGGCCTGTCGGATATGCAGAAGGCGTGGCCGAACGCCAGCGTGCGCAGTGCCTTGCCAATTCCCCATCATCAACCCTGTATAGCCGGTATGGTGTGGCACTGGCAAGGCTTACAGTTTGACGTACTTTGGCCGCTGGCTATCTCTTCGCAGGGCGGCAACAATGATTCCTGTGTGCTGCGCATTAGCGATGGTCGTTATCATGTATTGTTGACGGGCGATCTGGAAGCCAGAGCAGAAAGAGAATTATTACGGCGTAATCGGCAGGCAGTTAAGGCCGATATTATCCAGGTACCGCATCACGGCAGTAAAACTTCATCCAGCGCTCCGCTATTGCGCAATGTCAACGGCAGCCTGGCGCTCGCTTCGGTAGCTCGCTATAACGCATGGCGTCTACCTTCTGCTCAAATCGTAGAACGCTATCGTACCTCAGGCTATCTCTGGCGTGATACCGCTCATTCTGGTCAGCTCAGCGTAGCGTTTTATTCTGACGGATGGCAAGTTAATGGCCTGAGAGAACAAATATTGCCCCGCTGGTATCATCAGTGGTTTGGCGTCCGGGGGGAATCCAGGTAAAATGAACGGCTATTTCAAACAATGCTGGTTAAATAATGCATCAAGATAAAGATCTCTCAACATGGCAGACCTTTCGTCGCCTTTGGCCGATGATCGCACCGCATAAAGCGGGATTGATTGTGGCAGCCGTAGCGCTGATCCTCAATGCGGCAGGCGATACCCTTATGCTGTCATTGCTGAAACCTTTACTGGATGAGGGCTTTGGTAAGGCCGATAAGTCAGTATTAATATGGATGCCGCTGGCGGTAATTGGTCTGATGCTGATTCGAGGCGTAACCAGTTATGCTTCGAGCTATTGTATTTCATGGGTATCCGGCAACGTGGTTATGAATATGCGTCGCCGTTTATTCAATCATATGATGGGCATGCCGGTTTCTTTTTTCGATCAACAATCTACAGGCACCTTGCTGTCACGTATTACTTATGATTCGGAGCAGGTAGCGTCTTCTTCATCCAGCGCGCTGGTAACCGTCGTGCGTGAAGGGGCATCGATTATTGGCCTGTTCATTATGATGTTCTACTACAGCTGGCAGCTCTCCCTGATTCTGATTGTGCTGGCACCGATTGTGTCGATGGCAATTCGCACCGTTTCCAAACGCTTTCGCAGCATCAGCAAAAATATGCAGAACACTATGGGGCAGGTTACTACCAGCGCCGAGCAGATGCTGAAAGGGCATAAAGAGGTACTGATTTTTGGCGGGCAGGAAGTCGAAGCCCAGCGTTTTGACAAAGTCAGTAATCGCATGCGCCATCAGGGCATGAAGCTGGTTTCTGCCTCTTCCATTTCCGATCCTGTTATTCAGTTAATCGCCTCCTTAGCGCTGGCCTTCGTACTTTATGCCGCCAGCTTTCCCAGCGTAATGGATACCCTGACAGCCGGTACGATTACGGTCGTATTTTCTTCCATGATTGCGCTGATGCGCCCGTTAAAATCATTAACGAATGTCAATGCGCAGTTCCAGCGTGGTATGGCCGCCTGCCAGACGCTGTTTTCTATCCTCGACAGCGAGCAGGAAGTGGACAAAGGCACGCGAGAAATCGAACGTGCAAAAGGCGATATCGAATTTCGTCATGTCACCTTCAGCTACCCGGGCCGTGATATTCCCGCTTTACGTGACATCAATCTGACCATTCCGGCAGGTAAGACCGTCGCGCTGGTAGGACGCTCAGGCTCAGGGAAATCAACCATGGCCAGCCTGCTGACGCGTTTTTATGATATCCAGCAGGGTGAAATAACCATTGATGGGCACGATCTGCGTGAATATACCCTGCGTTCGCTGCGTAATCAGGTTGCGCTGGTCTCACAAAATGTCCACCTGTTTAATGACACTATCGCTAATAACATCGCCTACGCACGTACCGATGTCTACAATCGTCAGGAGATTGAAAAAGCGGCTGAAATGGCTCACGCCATGGATTTCATTCGTAAAATGGAAAATGGTCTGGATACTGTCATTGGTGAAAACGGTGTACTGCTCTCTGGCGGTCAAAGACAGCGTATCGCTATTGCGCGTGCGCTGTTACGTGACAGCCCAATTCTGATTCTGGATGAAGCCACCTCTGCGCTGGATACCGAATCTGAACGGGCGATTCAGTCAGCGCTGGACGAGCTGCAGAAAAACCGCACCTCTTTGGTTATCGCGCACCGCCTGTCGACGATTGAAAAAGCAGATGAGATCGTTGTGGTGGAAGATGGACGCATTATTGAACGCGGCACGCACGATGAACTTATCAGTCAGCAGGGCGCTTATGCGCAGCTGCATAAGATGCAGTTTGGACAATGATTGAACGTATCTGGAGCGGGCGCTCTCCGCTCTATCTGCTGCTGCTACCGTTCAGCCTGTTGTATGGCTTTATTACCGCTCTGATTCGCTTTAGTTATCGACATGGCTTGCGCAAAGCCTGGCGTTCGCCGGTTCCGGTGATTGTGGTAGGGAATCTGACGGCGGGTGGTAACGGTAAAACGCCGGTGGTGATTTGGCTGGTGGAACAGCTACAGCAGCGCGGTCTGCAAGTTGGCGTGGTGTCCCGTGGTTACGGCGGTAAGGCGGCACGCTATCCACTGCTGCTAACGGCGGAAACGTCGACGCAGGAAGCAGGAGACGAGCCAGTACTGATCGCTCAGCGTACCGGCGCGCCAGTGGCGGTTTCGCCAGTACGTAGCGAAGCGGTTCAGGCACTGCTGGCGGCAGGTCCGCTGGATCTAATCGTTACCGATGACGGTTTACAACACTATGCGCTGGCACGTGATATCGAGATCGTGGTGGTGGATGGTGAACGTCGCTTTGGCAACGGCTGGTGGTTACCGGCAGGGCCAATGCGTGAACGGGCCGGTCGCCTGCGTCAGGTCGATGCGGTGATTGTAAACGGTGGTAACGCCGGGGCGATGGAAATAGCTATGCGTCTTGAACCCGGTGCGGCGATAAATGTGAAATCGGGCGTAAGTCGCCCGCTGTCAGCGCTGACTTCTGTTGTGGCGATGGCGGGAATTGGGCATCCGCCACGCTTCTTTGCCACGCTGCGCCAGCAGGGGGTGACGCCGCTCCAAACCGTGTCCCTGGCCGATCATCGTTCCTGTAGCGAAACCGAATTGCTTGCGTTAACGCCAAACGGAGAAGCTTTAATCATGACGGAAAAGGACGCGGTAAAATATCGTGCTTTTGCTCATGAGAACTGGTGGTATCTTCCGGTCGAAGCGCGTCTCTCAGGCGGCGCGGAGGCGCTATTGGATAAAATTACTGCGCTGGCTCCTCGCTAATTTAAAACTTTTCAGCAGAACGATTACACTGGGTGCTATCTGACAGAAAGGAATAGCTGATGGCACCTCTCTCCCTTTCCCGGCAAACCGCCCGCAATTTGCACCTTGCGGCACAGGCTTTATTAAATCCGCCGAAACGCAAAGCAAATTTTAACGATCTGCTGGCTATTATCAAACGTATGTCGTTACTGCAGATTGATACCATCAATGTGGTCGCGCGTAGCCCTTATCTGGTACTGTTCAGCCGTTTAGGTGATTATCCAGAAACCTGGCTGGAGCAGGCGCTGGCAAACGGCAGCCTGTTTGAGTATTGGGCGCATGAGGCCTGCTTTATTCCTGTGGAAGATTACCCACTGCTGCGACATCGCATGCTGCAGCCGGAAAAAATGGGCTGGAAGTACAACGCTGACTGGATGAAGCAGCATGCCGATGATATTGCCAGCCTTTTGCAGCATATAGCTGAAAAAGGCCCGGTGCGCTCTGCCGATTTTGCTGCCGCACCGGGCCACCAGCCCGGCTGGTGGGCATGGAAACCCTATAAACGCCATCTGGAAAATCTGTTTACTGCGGGTGAACTGATGGTCAGCGGACGGCACAATTTTCAGCGCCTGTACGATTTACGTCAGCGAGTGATGCCGCAGTGGGATGATGCACAGCATACACTTAGCGAGCCAGCAGCGCGCGAACAGATGCTGCGCAACAGCGCCGCCAGTTTAGGCATCTTTCGTCCTGAATGGTTACCCGATTACTACCGCTTAAAACAGGTAGCGTTAAAAGAGATTATTCCTTGCTGGCAGGAAGAGGGTTTCATTATTCCCGTTACGGTAGAAAACATGGGCACTATGTGGCTGCATCGTGATGCGCTGGTTCATCTGGAAAAACCGCTTAACGCCACTCATACAGCGATTCTTTCGCCTTTCGATCCGGTAGTTTGGGATCGGCGGCGGGCGGAGGCGCTATTCGATTTCAGCTATCGGCTTGAATGTTATACACCGGCGGCAAAGCGGCAATATGGTTATTTTACGTTACCGCTGCTACATCGCGGTGCGCTAAAAGCGCGCCTGGATGCAAAAATGTTGCGTCGTGAGCGCTGTCTTCAGATTAATAATCTGTGGCTGGAAGAGAAAACTCGCGTCAGCGCCGGGTTTGTCGCCGATTTACAGCGTGCGATCGGGCGCTTTGCCCGTTGGCAGGGTGCGGATCGGGTTATAATGACGCAGGCGCCTGTTAAAATCAGGCAAATATTGGGTACGGGCTGGCGGTTGGCTGATCAGGCGTGACATTATCGTCCCGTTTCGCGGCTGTGTTATGCTTGCTTTCCTGAGGCTTCGGTCCATTACGGAGGAAACATGGATCATCGTTTACTTGAAATCGTCGCTTGTCCGGTGTGTAACGGCAAGCTCTACTACAACAAAGAACAGCAGGAGCTGATTTGTAAACCGGACGGACTGGCTTATCCGGTTCGTGATGGAATTCCGGTATTACTGGAAAACGAAGCCCGCACGCTGTCAGCAGACGAGATACATCCATGAGCTTTGTCGTTATTATTCCAGCCCGTTTTGCATCAACCCGTTTACCCGGAAAGCCGCTGGTGGATATTCATGGTAAGCCGATGGTGGTACACGTTATGGAGCGGGCACAGCAGTCCGGTGCCGATCGCGTCATTGTGGCTACCGATCATCCTGATGTGGCGGCGGCAGTTACCGCTGCGGGCGGCGAAGTGTGCTTAACGCGTGCCGATCATCAGTCTGGCACCGAGCGGCTGGCGGAAGTAGTAGAAAAATATCAGTTTGCCGATGATACAATTATCGTTAACGTGCAGGGCGACGAGCCGCTTATTCCATCTGAAATTATTCGTCAGCTGGCCGATAACCTGGCGGGCGTGACAGCAGGTATGGCTACGCTGGCCGTGCCGATCGCCAGCGCCGAAGAAGCGTTCAATCCCAATGCGGTAAAAGTAGTGCGTGATGCGCAGGGCTACGCGCTCTATTTCTCCCGCGCGACCATTCCATGGGATCGCGAGCGTTTCGCGCAATCGCGTGACACGGTTGGTGACAGCCTGCTGCGCCATATCGGTATTTATGCCTATCGTGCAGGTTTTATCCGTCGCTACGTTAGCTGGCAGCCCAGCGAGCTGGAGCAAATTGAGCTGCTGGAGCAGCTGCGCGTGCTCTGGTACGGTGAAAAAATTCATGTCGATGTGGCGCAAACGACGCCAGCGGCAGGGGTGGATACCGCAGAAGATTTAGCGCGTGTCCGGGCGGTACTGCAATAACCACCGCCATTGGGGGAACGGAAGAGGCCGTATGGCCTCTTTCAGTCAGCGCGATTCGGTTTACTTCCCGGTACCGTTTTTGCCGTTAAGTTTTTGCCAGAAGGTCCCCATTCCCTCATAGACTGCGCGCTCGCTGTGGCTTAGCCACAGCGGCGACGGCAGCGCTTTCTCCCACCAGTTCAGCGCTGATTCAATCGCCATCTGGTTGGCCGGTGTCGCGAGCGGCATTAATCCCTGATGATGGAAAAAGGCCATCGCGCGTGGCATATGATTAGCAGACGTAACCAGCAGAAACGCGTGCTTTCCAACGATTTTTTTAACCGCCCGCGCTTCATCATCCGTATCTTTAGGCCAGTCGAGCCGGATAATATCCGTCTCCGGAACCCCAAGCGATAGCGCTACCGCCGCTGCCGCCTCGGCATTGCTCACCGGATTTGTTTCTGCTGCGCCGCCGGTGAAAATCAGTTTCGCACCGGGATGTCTACGCCACTGCCTTATGCCTTCAGTGACGCGCGGCAGGCTGTTACCGATCAGATTTGAGCTGGGCGCCCACGCCGGGTTCCACGTATAGCCGCCGCCTAATACCACGATATAACTGACATCCGCAGCGACGTTGCGTGTAGGATACTGCTTCTCCAGCGGCTGCAGCAGGCTATCCGCTACCGGCTGCAGGCTCAGCGCAAAAAGAATTATCCAGGCAGCAGAAATAAGGATTTTCCCGCTTTTTTGCCACCGTGTGAACCAAAGCAGTAAAATACCCGTCGCCATGAGCAGAAGCAGGAGTGGCAAAGGCAATAATATCCCGCCCACGATTTTTTTCAGGGAAAAAAACATATTTACGGATTCCTTTTGTCCGAAAAAACATCATCCGAGAGCCAGAGTTTGCATCAAAGGTTCATTCTTAGCCGGGGTATGACAAAATAGGCGCTACTGAACCGCAATCCACCGGAGCTGCCGCTATGCAGGATCGTAACTTTGACGATATTGCAGATAAATTCGCGCAAAACATTTACGGTACCACTAAAGGACGAATTCGTCAGGCGATCCTGTGGCAGGAGCTGGACGCGCTGTTGCCTACGCTGCCTGACCGTCCGCTGCATATTGTTGACGTCGGCGGTGGGCAGGGGCAAATAGCCTGCGGGCTGGCGGCGCGCGGCCACCAGGTTTTGCTGTGTGATATCTCCGGCGAAATGCTGCAACGCGCACGCGCTAATGCGGAACAGCAGAACGTGCTGACTAATATGGAATTTAAGCAAATTAGCGCCCAACAGCTGGCACAATATTTGGATAAGCCAGCAGATCTGGTATTGTTTCACGCTGTACTGGAATGGGTCGCTGCGCCCGAAGAGATTCTGGCAGTGCTGTATAACACGCTGGCACCGGGTGGAATATTATCGCTGATGTTTTATAACCTGCACGGACTTATTTTGCAGAACCTGGCGCATGGTAATTTTGGCTGGCTGGAATCAGGCATGAAGAAGCGTAAAAAACGCACCCTTTCGCCAGATTATCCGCGCGATCCCCAGCAGGTTTATCAATGGTTAGAGGCATGCGGCTTTGTTATTGAACGCCGCGCCGGCATTCGGGTATTTCACGATTACATGCACGATAAACAACAAAGAATTGATGAATTCGATCGGGTACTGGCGATGGAAACGCAATATTGCCGTCAGGAGCCCTTTATCAGCCTTGGGCGCTATATCCATGTTACCGCGCGGAAACCCGCCCAGAAGGATCGACTATGAGTGATTTTTCCCAGACTGTCCCGGAACTGGTTTCGTGGGCGCGGAAAAACGATTTTTCCGTTTCGTTACCTACCGAACGTCTGGCCTTTTTACTGGCTATCGCCACGTTAAACAGCGAACGCATGGATGGTGAAATGAGCGAAGGCGAACTGATTGATGCCTTCCGCCATGTCAGCAAGGTGTTTGAACAAACCCATGAAACCGTGACGGTACGTGCTAACAACGCGATAAACGATATGGTGCGTCAGCGCCTGCTTAACCGTTTTACCAGCGAGCTGGCGGATGGCAATGCTATCTATCGCCTGACGCCGCTGGCCATCGGCATTACCGACTATTATATCCGCCAGCGGGAGTTCTCTACGCTGCGTCTCTCCATGCAGCTCTCTATTGTTGCGCAGGAGCTAAAGCGGGCGGCGGATGCGGCAGATGAAAATGGCGATGAATTTCACTGGCATCGTAACGTTTTCGCGCCGCTGAAGTATTCGGTAGCGGAGATTTTCGACAGCATCGATTTAACCCAGCGTCTGATGGATGAGCAGCAGCAGTCGGTAAAAAATGATATTGCTGAGCTGCTCAATCAGGACTGGCGCGCCGCTATTTCCAGCTGTGAAATGTTGCTTTCTGAAACCTCCGGCACGCTGCGCGAATTACAGGATACGCTGGAAGCCGCAGGCGATAAGCTACAGGCCAATCTGCTGCGTATCCAGGATGCCACGCTCAACAGCCCCGATTTAGGCTTTATCGATAAGCTGGTTTTCGATCTGCAAAACAAGCTTGACCGCATTATTAGCTGGGGCCAACAGGCGATCGATCTTTGGATCGGTTATGACCGTCACGTGCATAAGTTTATTCGTACCGCGATCGATATGGATAAAAACCGCGTTTTTGCCCAGCGTCTGCGTCAGTCGGTACAGAACTATTTTGACCAGCCCTGGGCGCTGACCTGGGCCAACGCGGATCGCCTGTTCGATATGCGTGACGATGAGATGGCGCTGCGTGACGAAGAAGTGACCGGCGAGCTGCCTTCAGAGCTGGAATACGAAGAATTTAATGAAATCCGTGAACAGCTTGCAGCGATGATTGAAGAAGCGCTGCAGATTTACAAAACGGAAAATAAACCGCTTAACCTCGGTGAGGTGATGCGGGATTATCTGGCGCAGTATCCACGATCCCGCCATTTTGACGTGGCGCGTATCGTCGTCGATCAGGCGGTGCGTTTAGGCGTGGCGGAAGCTGATTTTTCCGGGTTGCCGGCGCAATGGCAGCCCATTAATGATTACGGAGCCAAGGTGCAGGCGCATGTCATCGACAAATATTGAACAAGTGATGCCGGTTAAACTGGCCCAGGCACTGGCGAATCCGCTTTTTCCCGCGCTGGATAGCCAGCTGCGTGCGGGACGGCATATTGGCATTGAAGAGCTGGACAACCACGCCTTCTTAATGGATTACCAGGAATATCTTGAAGAGTTTTACGCGCGTTACAACGTTGAGTTAATTCGCGCGCCGGAAGGTTTTTTCTATTTGCGTCCGCGCTCCACCACGCTGATTCCTCGCTCAGTGCTCTCTGAGCTGGATATGCTGGTGGGAAAAATCCTCTGCTACCTCTATCTCAGCCCGGAACGTCTGGCTAACGAAGGCATTTTCTCCCAGCAGGAACTCTATGATGAACTACTAAGTCTGGCGGATGAGAGCAAGCTGTTGAAGCTGGTAAATCAGCGTTCAACCGGCTCCGATCTCGATCGTCAGAAGCTACAGGAAAAAATGCGCGCTTCGCTGAACCGCCTGCGTCGGCTCGGTATGGTGTGGTTTATGGGCAACGACAGCAGTAAGTTTCGCATTATGGAATCGGTGTTTCGCTTTGGCGCAGATGTACGCAGCGGCGACGATCCGCGCGAGGCGCAGCTACGCCTGATTCGCGTTGGTGAAGCGATAGCGCTTGAGAGCAGCGTTGAAGGACAGGAGACCCCGGAAGAAGCCCAGTCAGAGACAGCGGAGGATGAAGAGGAATGATTGAACGCGGTAAATTTCGCTCGCTAACGCTGATCAACTGGAACGGTTTTTTTGCGCGTACTTTTGAACTTGATAACCTGGTCACGACGCTTTCCGGCGGCAACGGCGCCGGTAAATCAACGACCATGGCCGCCTTTATTACGGCGCTGATCCCCGATCTGACGTTACTGCATTTTCGTAATACCACCGAGGCGGGCTCAACCAGCGGTTCACGCGATAAAGGTTTACACGGCAAGCTGCGTCCGGGCGTCTGCTACTCGGTGCTTGACGTAGTGAACTCGCGCCATCAGCGAGTCATTGTCGGCGTACGGCTACAGCAGGTGGCCGGGCGCGATAAGAAAGTAGATATTCGCCCTTTCAGCATCCACGGCCTGCCGAGTGCTCAGCAACCGACAGAAGTGCTGACTGAAACGGTTGGCACGCGCCAGGCGCGCGTTTTGCCGCTTAACGAACTGAAAGAGCGGGTGGAAGCGATGGAGGGGGTACAGTTCAAACAGTACAACTCTATTATCGATTATCACAGCCTGATGTTCGAATTGGGTATTGTGGCGCGACGTCTGCGCTCGGCTGGCGATCGCAGTAAATTCTATCGCCTGATCGAAGCCTCGCTTTACGGTGGTATTTCCAGTGCCATTACCCGCTCTCTGCGAGATTACCTGCTGCCGGAAAACAGCGGCGTCCG
The sequence above is a segment of the Mixta intestinalis genome. Coding sequences within it:
- the cmoM gene encoding tRNA uridine 5-oxyacetic acid(34) methyltransferase CmoM — encoded protein: MQDRNFDDIADKFAQNIYGTTKGRIRQAILWQELDALLPTLPDRPLHIVDVGGGQGQIACGLAARGHQVLLCDISGEMLQRARANAEQQNVLTNMEFKQISAQQLAQYLDKPADLVLFHAVLEWVAAPEEILAVLYNTLAPGGILSLMFYNLHGLILQNLAHGNFGWLESGMKKRKKRTLSPDYPRDPQQVYQWLEACGFVIERRAGIRVFHDYMHDKQQRIDEFDRVLAMETQYCRQEPFISLGRYIHVTARKPAQKDRL
- the mukF gene encoding chromosome partition protein MukF; protein product: MSDFSQTVPELVSWARKNDFSVSLPTERLAFLLAIATLNSERMDGEMSEGELIDAFRHVSKVFEQTHETVTVRANNAINDMVRQRLLNRFTSELADGNAIYRLTPLAIGITDYYIRQREFSTLRLSMQLSIVAQELKRAADAADENGDEFHWHRNVFAPLKYSVAEIFDSIDLTQRLMDEQQQSVKNDIAELLNQDWRAAISSCEMLLSETSGTLRELQDTLEAAGDKLQANLLRIQDATLNSPDLGFIDKLVFDLQNKLDRIISWGQQAIDLWIGYDRHVHKFIRTAIDMDKNRVFAQRLRQSVQNYFDQPWALTWANADRLFDMRDDEMALRDEEVTGELPSELEYEEFNEIREQLAAMIEEALQIYKTENKPLNLGEVMRDYLAQYPRSRHFDVARIVVDQAVRLGVAEADFSGLPAQWQPINDYGAKVQAHVIDKY
- the mukE gene encoding chromosome partition protein MukE produces the protein MSSTNIEQVMPVKLAQALANPLFPALDSQLRAGRHIGIEELDNHAFLMDYQEYLEEFYARYNVELIRAPEGFFYLRPRSTTLIPRSVLSELDMLVGKILCYLYLSPERLANEGIFSQQELYDELLSLADESKLLKLVNQRSTGSDLDRQKLQEKMRASLNRLRRLGMVWFMGNDSSKFRIMESVFRFGADVRSGDDPREAQLRLIRVGEAIALESSVEGQETPEEAQSETAEDEEE